The proteins below are encoded in one region of Helianthus annuus cultivar XRQ/B chromosome 2, HanXRQr2.0-SUNRISE, whole genome shotgun sequence:
- the LOC118487164 gene encoding uncharacterized protein LOC118487164 has product MNRDQNPTTPAQPATPNRERALVSTTSIADAAASGSPQPQGLAQALVVQPNVNFDWSSEIERLNISAPDNQAATSNIAFMTSNEHDPEPQEETAADDFAFMTQILSAPVKGLTKEEMIAQK; this is encoded by the exons ATGAACAGAGATCAGAATCCTACAACTCCTGCACAACCAGCTACTCCTAATCGAGAAAGGGCTCTTGTGTCCACTACAAGTATAGCAGATGCAGCTGCCTCTGGAAGTCCACAGCCGCAGGGATTAGCACAAGCGCTGGTGGTGCAGCCAAATGTCAACTTTGACTGGTCTTCTGAGATTGAGCGTCTGAACATATCAGCTCCAGATAATCAAGCTGCAACTTCTAACATTGCTTTCATGACCTCAAACGAGCATGACCCTGAGCCACAGGAAGAGACTGCTGCTGACGATTTCGCTTTCATGACTCAAATCCTGTCAGCACCTGTcaaaggtctcaccaaagaagag atgatagctcAGAAGTAA